GTCCTAAAAGGAGAATAGGAAGAACATTAAAGAGAGTTGGAAGTACATTAAAGAGAATAGGATATTAATAAATGCTTTTAAGATAAGCAAAAACCATTAAAGCCTATTGATTAATGCCTGACATAAATACATTGGTCGGAATAGGCTATCCTAAAAGGAAAATAGGCTACCCGTTTGGTTTTTCTTCACTTACTGAGGATAAGATGACTTATTGAACCGGCCAATCTTGGCGATGAATATGAAAATACCTCTGCACCTATTGTATTCTAATGTCAATACACATATTGGGTATATAATAAAATACTCATTCCCCAACTAAAATATAGCTTAATTGAGTCATCTAAGTATTAAACTGAAGATCAGTAGATCTCTTCCAGTTTTTGTCATCGTATTCTCTCTCTCGTTATTTACAAGTGACGTTCTGCTGGCTATGACACCCGTCAACCAAGCTAGCGCGAATGAATCCTCCGCTCTCTCGACTATTCAGGCCCAAAAAGACATTTTGGTCGTGGGCAGTGAACAAGACTATCCACCTTTCGCTATAGGCATGACCGATGACACTGCGGATGGTTTTACCGTTGATCTATGGAAAGCAGTCGCGGCAGAAGCAGGCTTGAACTACGTCATCCACGTGCTGCCTTTTCATACGATTCTTCAGGAATTTAAAGAGGGCAAGATTGATGTCCTAATTAACCTTGCACAATCTGAAGAGCGACACCAATTCGCGGATTTTACTGTTCCTCATGTCATCATTCATGGTGCGATCTTTGTGCGCAAGGGCGAATCTCAGATCCATTCGGAGGACGATTTTGTAGGTAAATCTATTATCGTGCTTAAAGCCGATTTGGCGTATGACTATGCCGTATCAAAAGGATGGGAGAAACAACTGGTACTTGTAGATACGGCAGAACAAGGCTTGCGCTTGCTGGCATCGGGTAAGCATGATGCGATGCTACTAAGCAAACTGGCTGGGATGCAGACCTTGAGAGATCTTAAGATTTCCACTATTGAGGCGCTGGATGTAAAAGCGGGTTTTACACAGAAATTCTCGTTTGCCGTTCACAAAGGAAACGCTGATCTGCTAGCTAAGATCAATGAAGGACTGGCATTGACCAAACCCAGTGGCACTTTCGATGCACTCTATGAAAAGTGGTTTCGACCGTATGAAGAAAAACAGGCAACGTTTTGGGAGGTATTCTGGTATCTATCGCCCATTATTCTAATTCTGCTTAGCTTCGCTGCCTATGAATTTTATAAGCGCCGGATAGAAAACAAACGGGCAGAGGCACAACTGGCACTATCGGCAAGGGTTTTTAAAGAAGCTCGTGAAGCCATCATGATTACTGATGCCGACGGTACCATTATCGACGTCAATCCTACCTTCTGCGAGATCACCGGTTATAGCAGGGAAGAGGCCATCGGACAAAATCCACGCATACTCAGTTCTGGCAAGCATGGCGCTGAATTTTTTGCCGTGATGTGGGCAGAGCTAAAAGAGCATGGCTACTGGCAAAGTGAAATGTGGAATCGCAAAAAAAACGGTGAGCTCTACGCCGAACATATTACGATCTCCACTCTACGCGATGAGGAGGGCGAGGTTATTCACTACGTCGGACTTTTTTCAGACATCACTGAACGAAAGAGAATTGATCGGGTACTCGCTGATAAAGAGCGACATCTTTCAACGCTGATTTCAACATCGCCAGTCGGGGTATTCGAAACTGACCCAGATGGAAAATGTACTTATGTCAACGAGCGTTGGTCAGAAATCACTGGATTGCCATTTGAGGCTGCAAAGGCCGATGGCTGGACCATATCACTGCATCCAGAAGATAAGGAAAAAGTCTTTGCTGAATGGGTCACTGTAGTCACGGAACAACGTCCATTTCATTTAGAGTACCGATTTCAACATACAGATGGAAAGATTTTTTGGGTCATTGGACAGTCACGTGAATCTCGCTCGGTAACAGGTGAGTTACTAGGCTATATCGGAACCATCACAGACATTACCGAGCGCAAGCAAGCCGAAGAATCATTACAGATGATGCGGTTCAGTGTGGATCACGCGGGTGATAGCATATTTTGGATCAGTCCTGAGGGGCGCATCCTTTATGTAAACAACGCAACTTGCATGGAACGGGGTTACTCCCGCGAGGAATTGCTTGGAATGAGCATTTTCGATCTGGATCCGGATTACCAACCCGACGTCTGGGGTTCGCACTTTGAAGACCTCAAACGGCGCGGCACTATCACACATAAGACCCGGCACCGCACTAAGGACGGGGTTGTGTATCCCATCGAAGTCAATGCCAATTATGTTGCTATCGGCGGACATGAATTCAATTTTTGCTTCCTTCGCAATATCACCGCTCGTAATCTCATGGAAGATGAATTAAAAACCCGTGAGAAAAAATTCCGTTCGATTATTGAGATTTCTCCGGTGCCGATGGCATTAAATGATGAACAGTTGAATATTACTTATCTGAACCCGGCGTTTATACAAACCTTTGGTTACTGTTTGGAGGATATTCCGACTCTGGTGGAGTGGTGGCCGAAAGCCTACCCTGATTCCGATTATCGGGAATGGGTCAAGACTACGTGGCAAGCGAGGTTTGAACAAGCCAAACGTGAACATAAGCCATTTCCGCCCATGGAGCTTAGTATTTGCGCTAATGGAGGGACATTGAAAACCGTGCTAGTGAGTGCAACGACAATTGCGGGTTCTGATGAGCATTTGGTCGTACTATTTGACATTACTGAGCGCAAACAATCTGAAACCGATCTACGTATTGCCGCCACTGCCT
This portion of the bacterium genome encodes:
- a CDS encoding PAS domain S-box protein, which encodes MTPVNQASANESSALSTIQAQKDILVVGSEQDYPPFAIGMTDDTADGFTVDLWKAVAAEAGLNYVIHVLPFHTILQEFKEGKIDVLINLAQSEERHQFADFTVPHVIIHGAIFVRKGESQIHSEDDFVGKSIIVLKADLAYDYAVSKGWEKQLVLVDTAEQGLRLLASGKHDAMLLSKLAGMQTLRDLKISTIEALDVKAGFTQKFSFAVHKGNADLLAKINEGLALTKPSGTFDALYEKWFRPYEEKQATFWEVFWYLSPIILILLSFAAYEFYKRRIENKRAEAQLALSARVFKEAREAIMITDADGTIIDVNPTFCEITGYSREEAIGQNPRILSSGKHGAEFFAVMWAELKEHGYWQSEMWNRKKNGELYAEHITISTLRDEEGEVIHYVGLFSDITERKRIDRVLADKERHLSTLISTSPVGVFETDPDGKCTYVNERWSEITGLPFEAAKADGWTISLHPEDKEKVFAEWVTVVTEQRPFHLEYRFQHTDGKIFWVIGQSRESRSVTGELLGYIGTITDITERKQAEESLQMMRFSVDHAGDSIFWISPEGRILYVNNATCMERGYSREELLGMSIFDLDPDYQPDVWGSHFEDLKRRGTITHKTRHRTKDGVVYPIEVNANYVAIGGHEFNFCFLRNITARNLMEDELKTREKKFRSIIEISPVPMALNDEQLNITYLNPAFIQTFGYCLEDIPTLVEWWPKAYPDSDYREWVKTTWQARFEQAKREHKPFPPMELSICANGGTLKTVLVSATTIAGSDEHLVVLFDITERKQSETDLRIAATAFESQEGMLVTDANHNILRVNGAFTDITGYSAEDVLGKNPRILKSGQHDANFYAAMWESINTTGSWQGEIWNRRKNGQIFPEHLTITAVKDQNSNISNYVATLTDITLRKEAVDKIEQLAFYDSLTGLPNRRLLQDRLKSALASSHRSGRQGALLFIDMDNFKALNDTLGHDMGDLLLQQVAQRLESCLREGDTVARFGG